The Gammaproteobacteria bacterium nucleotide sequence GAGACCGGTGAAATGGACTACGCCTGGAACCTTCAGGTCGAGCCCGAGATCCTGGCAAAGATGGCACAGGCGGGTAAAGGCATCATCGTCACGGCATTTGGTCCATCAGTTGAGCGACTTATGGTCAACCAGACCAATAACAATGCGGCAGAGCCGAATCGTTCGGAGTATATGGACGGTAATAACCCCCATCCGTTCCTGAGCGACTACGCTGTCCGACGAGCGCTTTCATTGGCTATCGAACGGCAAATTCTGGTCGATGCGGGGTACGGTGCGGCGGGTCAGGTGACCTGTAATGTGTTGCCGGCACCCGCGATCTATGCGTCAACAGCTAACGATGAGTGTAAGACTCAGAATACCGACGAAGCTAACAAGATTCTTGATGCAGCAGGCTGGGCGAGAGGTTCCGATGGTGTGCGAGCAAAGAATGGCGTAAGAATTTCGATTCTTTATCAGACTTCTACCAACTCTGTACGCCAAGCCACTCAGGCCTTCATCAAAGAGATGTGGAAGCAGATTGGTGTCGAAACCGAACTGCGTAACATCAACGCGTCTGTATTCTTTGGTGGCGATCCGGCCAGCCCGGATACCTACGGAAAATTCCTGACTGATATTGAGATGTACACCAACAATTTCAGCGGGACAGATCCTGAAGCCTATATGAACAACTGGACCTGTGCAGAAATCTCCGGTAAACACAACAATTGGCTTGGTAATAATGTGCCTCGTTACTGCAACCCAGCTTATGATGCACTGGCCAAGGAATTGAGTACTGCTGGCGCTCTGGAAGATCGTACTCGTTTGGCGAAGGCGATGAACGACATACTCATGCAGGACTACATCATGATTCCGCTGATTCACCGCGGTGGAGTGGCAGCGCACGCCAATTCGTTAGGTGGTGTTGCAATGAATGCATGGGATACCGAGGTGTTTAATATCGCTGATTGGTATCGGAAGTAATACCCAGTTCATATTTAATTGGTTAGTTATTATCTGGGCGGTTTTCGGGCGTAAGCCCGCAAACCGCCTGCTTTA carries:
- a CDS encoding peptide ABC transporter substrate-binding protein, whose amino-acid sequence is MSKLISAVLAATLAFAGAVGAAERGRDGQVNILFWQAPSNVNPYLSGGTKEIEVSSMVIQPLANYDPNGNMIPTLAAEIPTVANGGVSSDLKTITWKLKQGVTWSDGSAFTADDVVFTYEYCSHPDTGCSTMNYLAGISSVDAIDAHTVKISFAEPKPFPYGAFVGATTPIIQKAQFADCMGTKAQECTEANFYPIGTGPFVVKDFKPNDVVQLEANPNYREAGKPAFQSVLFKGGGDATSAARAVLETGEMDYAWNLQVEPEILAKMAQAGKGIIVTAFGPSVERLMVNQTNNNAAEPNRSEYMDGNNPHPFLSDYAVRRALSLAIERQILVDAGYGAAGQVTCNVLPAPAIYASTANDECKTQNTDEANKILDAAGWARGSDGVRAKNGVRISILYQTSTNSVRQATQAFIKEMWKQIGVETELRNINASVFFGGDPASPDTYGKFLTDIEMYTNNFSGTDPEAYMNNWTCAEISGKHNNWLGNNVPRYCNPAYDALAKELSTAGALEDRTRLAKAMNDILMQDYIMIPLIHRGGVAAHANSLGGVAMNAWDTEVFNIADWYRK